The following are from one region of the Azospirillum sp. B510 genome:
- a CDS encoding bifunctional diguanylate cyclase/phosphodiesterase, whose translation MPETAADPTSDSTPASGPDHAFRRILRNLRLPVAIPVLALVVGVGLSLLFMVHSERLLYREVEHRFGTRVEEIHGQLTDRLRGYEQVARGAASLMMTFPDLHWTQWNRFVEALDVPERYPGIISIGYARAVAADRAGDLVASMRAAGLSTFRIWPETAGGAAGAERVVTLFNAPVNEATVRLIGFDMASEASRRSTIDRARDSGEPAATRAITLKTDELAGAKPAFILYQATYRGDPLPPSLEARRASFTGAVLTPVRIAPLLDGLIDENRPDTGLEIYDAPPAEAEIPLYRSRRPPEVKPGPHLIRELPVGGRIWTVRYDSLPNGRFGAHEWVPGAVLAGGTGLSIALALILRMGLVTHSRALELAGVMTASLRLREEERQQLLTQAPLGIALVGADGVLMECNPAFAAAAGRPPRDLLGTDARLRFGDQAAVFALEAALQGESGKLESDQPLVLGGRRSHFSLHFQPVTSDGVLKFVLAFAEDIGEKRRAEQHIQYLAHFDALTSLPNRVLLYDRIAQALREARRDGTKVAVLFIDLDRFKIINDSLGHSFGDEVLRSVARRLQAGLRDSDTVGRLGGDEFLIVLRRVTEPADAARVAEKVVAHLASPFPVGGQSFVVTPSIGISLYPDDADDAEELIRCADIAMYHAKEQGRNGFRFVTREMGAKSRERMDLEGSLRRAIREGQLFLVYQPQVDTLTGRIVGLEALIRWRHPEEGLILPGRFLPVAEETGLVVAMGDWVLFEACAQIRRWRQRFDLSVPVAVNISGAQFRDGQLPAKIAHALDVHGLSGPELEIEVTESTLIGDVEAAAATLMALKERGVLIALDDFGTGYSSLSYLHRLPIDKLKIDRSFIRDLATGDSDASVPRAIVGLGRSLGLSVIAEGVETQEQLQLLRDLACESYQGFLFSRPIPADEVERLLGGKTLAPMPAG comes from the coding sequence ATGCCGGAAACGGCGGCCGACCCCACCTCGGACAGCACGCCGGCCTCCGGCCCGGACCATGCCTTTCGCCGTATCCTGCGCAATCTGCGCTTGCCGGTCGCCATTCCCGTTCTGGCCCTGGTTGTCGGCGTGGGGTTATCCCTGCTGTTCATGGTCCATTCCGAACGCTTGCTGTACCGGGAAGTGGAGCATCGCTTTGGCACGCGGGTCGAGGAGATCCATGGACAGCTGACGGACCGGCTGCGCGGATACGAACAGGTGGCGCGCGGCGCCGCCTCGCTGATGATGACCTTTCCCGACCTGCACTGGACGCAGTGGAACCGTTTCGTCGAAGCGCTGGACGTGCCGGAGCGTTACCCCGGCATCATCTCCATCGGCTATGCCCGCGCCGTTGCGGCCGATCGGGCCGGCGACCTGGTGGCATCGATGCGGGCGGCCGGCCTCTCGACCTTCCGGATCTGGCCCGAGACGGCCGGAGGAGCGGCCGGGGCGGAGCGGGTGGTCACCCTCTTCAACGCCCCGGTCAACGAGGCGACTGTGCGGCTCATCGGCTTCGACATGGCTTCGGAGGCGAGCAGGCGATCCACCATCGACCGCGCGCGCGACAGCGGCGAGCCGGCGGCCACCCGGGCGATCACGCTGAAGACCGACGAGTTGGCCGGCGCCAAGCCCGCCTTCATCCTGTATCAGGCCACATATCGCGGCGACCCGTTGCCGCCGTCCCTGGAGGCCCGGCGTGCCTCCTTCACCGGAGCGGTACTGACCCCGGTCAGGATAGCCCCGCTGCTGGACGGGCTGATCGACGAGAACCGGCCCGACACCGGGCTGGAGATCTACGATGCGCCGCCGGCCGAGGCTGAAATCCCCCTCTACCGCAGCCGTCGCCCACCGGAGGTCAAGCCCGGCCCGCACCTGATCCGGGAACTGCCGGTCGGCGGGCGGATCTGGACTGTCCGCTACGACAGTCTTCCCAATGGCCGGTTCGGCGCGCATGAGTGGGTGCCGGGAGCGGTCCTGGCCGGCGGTACCGGGCTCAGCATCGCGCTGGCGCTGATCCTGCGGATGGGGTTGGTCACCCATTCCCGCGCGCTCGAACTGGCTGGCGTGATGACGGCGTCGCTCCGCTTGCGGGAGGAGGAACGCCAGCAGCTTCTCACCCAGGCGCCGCTGGGCATCGCGCTGGTCGGCGCCGACGGGGTGCTGATGGAATGCAACCCGGCCTTCGCCGCCGCGGCCGGCCGGCCGCCGCGGGACCTGCTGGGCACCGACGCGCGGCTTCGCTTCGGGGATCAGGCGGCGGTCTTCGCGCTGGAGGCGGCGTTGCAGGGGGAAAGCGGCAAGCTCGAATCCGACCAGCCGCTGGTCCTGGGTGGCCGGCGCAGCCATTTCAGCCTGCATTTCCAGCCGGTCACCTCGGACGGGGTGCTCAAGTTCGTCCTGGCCTTCGCCGAGGACATCGGCGAGAAGCGCCGGGCTGAACAGCACATCCAGTATCTGGCTCATTTCGACGCGCTGACCAGCCTGCCCAACCGGGTGCTGCTCTATGACCGCATCGCCCAGGCCCTGCGCGAGGCACGACGCGACGGCACCAAGGTGGCGGTCCTGTTCATCGATCTCGACCGTTTCAAGATCATCAACGACAGTCTGGGCCACAGCTTCGGCGACGAGGTGTTGCGCTCGGTCGCGCGCCGGTTGCAGGCGGGTTTGCGCGACTCCGACACGGTCGGCCGGCTGGGCGGCGACGAGTTCCTGATCGTCCTGCGCCGGGTGACGGAGCCGGCCGACGCCGCCCGCGTCGCGGAAAAGGTGGTGGCGCATCTGGCCAGCCCCTTCCCGGTCGGCGGCCAGAGTTTCGTGGTGACGCCCAGCATCGGCATCAGCCTCTATCCCGATGACGCCGACGACGCGGAAGAACTGATCCGCTGCGCCGACATCGCCATGTATCATGCCAAGGAACAGGGTCGGAACGGCTTCCGCTTCGTCACCCGGGAGATGGGGGCCAAGTCGCGCGAGCGCATGGATCTGGAAGGCAGTCTGCGCCGGGCCATCCGCGAGGGGCAGCTGTTCCTGGTCTATCAGCCCCAGGTCGACACCCTGACCGGCCGCATCGTCGGGCTGGAGGCGCTGATCCGCTGGCGCCATCCCGAGGAGGGGCTGATCCTGCCCGGCCGTTTCCTGCCGGTGGCGGAGGAGACCGGGCTGGTCGTGGCGATGGGCGACTGGGTGCTGTTCGAGGCTTGCGCCCAGATCCGGCGCTGGCGCCAGCGCTTCGACCTGTCCGTCCCGGTGGCGGTCAACATCTCGGGCGCGCAGTTCCGTGACGGGCAGTTGCCGGCCAAGATCGCCCATGCCCTCGACGTCCACGGGCTGAGCGGGCCGGAACTGGAGATCGAGGTGACGGAAAGCACGCTGATCGGCGATGTCGAGGCGGCGGCGGCGACCCTGATGGCGTTGAAGGAGCGCGGCGTGCTGATCGCGCTGGACGATTTCGGCACCGGCTATTCCAGCCTCAGCTACCTGCATCGCCTGCCGATCGACAAGCTGAAGATCGACCGCTCCTTCATCCGCGACCTGGCGACCGGCGACAGCGACGCGTCCGTTCCGCGCGCCATCGTCGGGCTGGGCCGCAGCCTGGGCCTGTCGGTGATCGCCGAGGGGGTGGAGACCCAGGAGCAGTTGCAGCTTCTGCGCGATCTCGCCTGTGAAAGCTACCAGGGCTTCCTGTTCAGCCGCCCCATTCCGGCGGACGAGGTGGAGCGGCTGTTGGGCGGAAAGACCCTCGCCCCGATGCCGGCGGGCTGA
- a CDS encoding DoxX family protein — MTDHATTSAGYGADAGMASAGRDALLLAARVLLGAIFVQSGFGKLLALSGFIAGMESQGVPMATIVAPIGALVEAVGGLAIVLGAWTRLAALLVAAFTVVATLIAHRYWDAAPDAMKMQQIQFMKNLAIIGGFLSLVASGGGRFGLDGWRARR; from the coding sequence ATGACCGATCATGCGACCACATCGGCCGGATACGGAGCCGATGCCGGTATGGCCAGCGCCGGGCGGGATGCGCTGCTGCTGGCGGCCCGCGTCCTGCTGGGCGCCATCTTCGTGCAGAGCGGCTTCGGCAAGCTGCTGGCGCTCAGTGGCTTCATCGCCGGGATGGAAAGCCAGGGCGTACCGATGGCCACGATCGTCGCCCCGATCGGCGCGCTGGTCGAAGCGGTCGGCGGTCTCGCCATCGTGCTGGGCGCCTGGACCCGGCTGGCGGCGCTGCTGGTCGCCGCCTTCACCGTCGTCGCGACCCTGATCGCCCACCGCTATTGGGACGCCGCCCCCGACGCCATGAAGATGCAGCAGATCCAGTTCATGAAGAATCTCGCCATCATCGGCGGCTTCCTGTCGCTGGTCGCCTCGGGGGGCGGGCGCTTCGGCCTTGACGGCTGGCGCGCCCGGCGCTGA
- a CDS encoding adenine phosphoribosyltransferase: protein MNLKDYIRGIADFPKPGILFYDVSPLLANGAAWKATIDQLAEAVRPHKPDLLVGIESRGFLVAAPLALALGIGFIMVRKHGKLPGDKIAHSYDLEYGTDTIEVQSDAVTPGQRVVVLDDLLATGGTMAAAISLLRQVGADVRAAAFLVELTFLNGRDRIDVPSISLMAYES from the coding sequence ATGAACCTGAAAGACTATATCCGCGGCATCGCGGATTTCCCCAAACCCGGCATCCTGTTCTATGACGTCTCGCCGCTGCTGGCGAATGGCGCCGCCTGGAAGGCGACCATCGACCAGCTGGCCGAGGCGGTGCGCCCGCATAAGCCGGACCTGCTGGTCGGGATCGAGTCGCGCGGCTTCCTGGTCGCCGCCCCGCTGGCGCTGGCGCTGGGCATCGGCTTCATCATGGTGCGCAAGCATGGCAAGCTGCCGGGCGACAAGATCGCCCATTCCTATGATCTGGAATATGGCACCGACACCATCGAGGTGCAGTCCGACGCGGTGACGCCCGGCCAGCGCGTCGTGGTGCTGGACGACCTGCTGGCGACCGGCGGCACCATGGCCGCCGCCATCAGCCTGCTGCGCCAGGTCGGCGCCGACGTCCGTGCCGCCGCCTTCCTGGTCGAGCTGACCTTCCTCAACGGACGCGACCGCATCGACGTGCCCAGCATCTCGCTGATGGCGTACGAGTCCTGA
- a CDS encoding 2-keto-4-pentenoate hydratase, with product MTVTHPIGLSAPTLADPVIAEIAAGFVAARRGAIGLADFPGPLPADLATAYAVQATATAAWPDEVAGWKVARVPPALEEALGAMRYIGPVFAGTVTKADGGPLSFPVIPGGFGAVEAEFAVRVAADAPADKLDYSPAEAAAFIAAIHAVIEVAGGPLAPVNQLGPTAATSVFGNNTALIIGEEIAGGVEGADALRAEVLIDGQSVGVGGSAKLPGGIQAALAVALGMAARLGRPLKAGQWVSTGALTGVHAIAIGQQARIAFTGLEPMSGTAVAARAADGAAG from the coding sequence ATGACCGTCACGCATCCCATCGGGCTGAGCGCCCCGACCCTGGCCGATCCGGTGATCGCCGAGATCGCGGCCGGCTTCGTCGCCGCCCGCCGCGGCGCCATCGGCCTCGCCGACTTCCCCGGCCCGCTGCCGGCCGATCTCGCCACCGCCTACGCCGTCCAGGCGACGGCGACCGCCGCCTGGCCCGACGAGGTCGCCGGCTGGAAGGTGGCGCGGGTTCCCCCGGCCCTGGAAGAGGCGCTGGGCGCCATGCGCTACATCGGCCCGGTCTTCGCCGGCACGGTGACGAAGGCCGATGGCGGACCGTTGAGCTTCCCGGTCATCCCCGGCGGCTTTGGCGCGGTCGAGGCGGAGTTCGCGGTGCGCGTCGCCGCCGACGCCCCGGCCGACAAGCTGGACTACAGCCCGGCCGAGGCCGCCGCCTTCATCGCCGCCATCCATGCCGTGATCGAGGTGGCCGGCGGCCCGCTGGCCCCGGTCAACCAGTTGGGGCCGACCGCCGCGACCTCCGTCTTCGGCAACAACACCGCCCTGATCATCGGCGAGGAGATCGCCGGCGGGGTCGAGGGCGCCGACGCGCTCAGGGCCGAGGTGCTGATCGACGGCCAGAGCGTCGGCGTCGGCGGCAGCGCCAAGCTGCCGGGCGGCATCCAGGCGGCGCTGGCGGTGGCGCTGGGCATGGCGGCGCGGCTCGGCCGGCCGCTGAAGGCCGGGCAGTGGGTGTCCACCGGCGCCCTGACCGGCGTGCATGCCATCGCCATCGGCCAGCAGGCGCGGATCGCCTTCACCGGCCTGGAGCCGATGTCCGGCACCGCCGTCGCCGCCCGCGCGGCGGATGGGGCCGCCGGCTGA
- the prs gene encoding ribose-phosphate diphosphokinase codes for MARNTGGREESFHTGVCGFPESADAARRLAAALGIPCHIAELHRFPDGESLVRLPEPVERAIVYRSLDRPNDKLVELTLAASVLRRQGATDLCLVAPYMAYMRQDAIFRPGEPVSQTVVGDWLGRCFDRFVCVEPHLHRTHRLDEVFVGRPSVALSGAAPIADHLRAAGVTPDTVIVGPDEESAPLVEAVAGPLGLTGIVGRKERRGDRDVTVALPPDAPIHGRPVVIVDDVISSGETIFSCARAARILGADELRVYGVHALFGEAVAGRFAAEGLEPPLSCDGVPHPTNALSLSGLIADAIRSLSAV; via the coding sequence ATGGCCCGCAATACGGGCGGCCGGGAAGAGAGCTTCCATACCGGTGTCTGCGGTTTTCCGGAATCGGCCGACGCCGCGCGCCGTCTGGCCGCGGCACTGGGCATTCCCTGCCACATCGCCGAGCTTCACCGCTTTCCCGATGGGGAAAGTCTGGTCCGTCTGCCGGAGCCGGTGGAACGCGCCATCGTCTACCGATCGCTCGACCGGCCGAACGACAAGCTGGTCGAATTGACGCTCGCCGCCTCCGTCCTGCGGCGCCAGGGGGCGACCGACCTCTGCCTGGTGGCGCCCTATATGGCCTATATGCGGCAGGATGCCATCTTCAGGCCGGGCGAACCGGTCAGCCAGACGGTGGTCGGTGACTGGCTCGGCCGCTGTTTCGACCGTTTCGTCTGCGTCGAGCCGCATCTGCACCGCACCCACAGGCTGGACGAGGTGTTCGTCGGCCGCCCCTCCGTCGCGCTGAGCGGAGCGGCGCCGATCGCCGATCATCTGCGGGCCGCCGGCGTGACACCCGACACCGTCATCGTCGGGCCCGACGAGGAATCCGCTCCGCTGGTCGAGGCGGTGGCCGGACCGCTGGGCCTGACCGGCATCGTCGGGCGCAAGGAGCGGCGCGGCGACCGTGACGTGACGGTGGCGCTGCCCCCGGACGCGCCGATCCATGGCCGGCCGGTGGTGATCGTCGACGACGTCATCAGTTCCGGCGAGACGATCTTCTCCTGCGCACGGGCGGCGCGGATTCTCGGGGCCGATGAGCTGCGGGTGTATGGCGTCCATGCCCTGTTCGGAGAGGCCGTCGCCGGCCGGTTCGCGGCGGAGGGGCTTGAACCGCCACTGTCCTGCGACGGCGTGCCGCATCCGACCAACGCCCTGTCGCTGAGCGGTCTGATCGCCGACGCCATACGCTCCCTTTCCGCGGTTTGA
- a CDS encoding ABC transporter permease — MILTQGGTAKTDAASAAPRIEADPAEDGWRIAAAGRWTLEVAAAASDALDHAAPPRDGAALRLDLSGVEALDTVGAYLLSRQADRMAADGRAVEVVGVRPEHAALFDAVRDAGKAPPHPIEREHHPIHDMVVRTGETTVHAAREVLDLVGFLGLVTVTFVRLILRPSRLRLTSVLFHIEQTGLNALPILGLLSFLIGVVLAFQGADQLKRFGAELYVVNLLGISVLREIGILMTAIIVAGRSGSAFTAQIGTMKVNQEVDAIGTMGLDPVELLVVPRALALVITLPLLAFYADVMGLFGGAVMAYATLDITFGQFIRQLHSAIGINTVLAGLIKAPVFALVIAMVGCYEGLKVSGSAESVGIMTTKAVVEGIFLVIVIDAVFSVLFSLLGV, encoded by the coding sequence GTGATTTTGACGCAAGGCGGGACAGCGAAGACGGATGCGGCATCGGCCGCGCCGCGGATCGAGGCCGATCCGGCGGAGGACGGGTGGCGGATCGCCGCCGCCGGGCGCTGGACGCTGGAGGTCGCCGCCGCGGCGTCGGATGCGCTCGACCATGCGGCTCCTCCCAGGGATGGCGCCGCCTTGCGGCTCGACCTGTCGGGGGTGGAGGCGCTCGACACCGTCGGCGCCTATCTGCTGAGCCGGCAGGCCGACCGGATGGCGGCGGACGGCCGCGCGGTGGAGGTGGTCGGGGTGCGGCCCGAGCATGCCGCCCTGTTCGACGCGGTGCGCGATGCCGGCAAGGCGCCGCCCCATCCGATCGAGCGCGAGCATCACCCGATCCACGACATGGTGGTGCGCACCGGCGAGACGACGGTGCATGCCGCCAGGGAGGTTCTCGACCTCGTCGGCTTCCTCGGTCTGGTCACCGTCACCTTCGTCCGGCTGATCCTGCGCCCGTCGCGCCTGCGCCTGACCTCCGTCCTGTTCCATATCGAGCAGACCGGGCTGAACGCCCTGCCGATCCTGGGGCTGCTGTCCTTCCTGATCGGCGTGGTGCTGGCCTTCCAGGGGGCCGACCAGTTGAAGCGCTTCGGCGCGGAGCTGTATGTGGTCAATCTGCTGGGCATCTCCGTCCTGCGCGAGATCGGCATCCTGATGACGGCGATCATCGTCGCCGGCCGCTCCGGCTCCGCCTTCACCGCGCAGATCGGCACCATGAAGGTGAACCAGGAGGTTGACGCCATCGGCACCATGGGCCTCGACCCGGTGGAGCTTCTGGTGGTGCCGCGGGCGCTGGCGCTGGTGATCACCCTGCCGCTGCTGGCCTTCTACGCCGACGTGATGGGGCTGTTCGGCGGCGCGGTGATGGCCTATGCCACGCTCGACATCACCTTCGGCCAGTTCATCCGCCAGTTGCACAGCGCCATCGGCATCAACACGGTGCTGGCCGGGCTGATCAAGGCGCCGGTCTTCGCCCTGGTGATCGCCATGGTCGGCTGTTACGAGGGGCTGAAGGTCTCCGGCAGCGCCGAGAGCGTCGGCATCATGACCACCAAGGCGGTCGTGGAGGGCATCTTCCTGGTGATCGTCATCGACGCGGTGTTCTCCGTCCTCTTCTCGCTGCTGGGGGTGTGA
- a CDS encoding DMT family transporter, with product MPHKTIVGDRVAIPSPGPSSDAVPFEARGTRPLPPVHVLAGLGLAVAGVVAFSLRPVIIKLAYRYDVDPVTLIMLRMVFALPFFLGMALWPQLGKAAGKAAAERAPVAGRDLALTVALGVTGYYAASFCDFLGLRYVTAGMGRLLLFLYPTIVVVLSALFLGKRIGLREVVALVVSYAGVALVVWSEIGTGHPDFMTGAALVFMGAFLYSVYLVGSSRVVQRVGSMRFTAHAMTAACLCCILQFLLLRPLSALDQPLPVYGLSAVMAVACTVLPVLMTAEALRRVGPNLVALCGAIGPVAAAIFGYLLLAEPMGWLQLAGAALTVAGVMIISLWRTA from the coding sequence ATGCCGCACAAGACCATAGTGGGCGACCGCGTCGCCATTCCATCGCCCGGCCCGTCTTCCGATGCCGTCCCCTTCGAGGCCAGGGGAACGCGCCCGCTGCCGCCCGTCCATGTCCTGGCCGGGTTGGGGCTTGCCGTGGCGGGGGTGGTCGCCTTTTCGCTGCGGCCGGTCATCATCAAGCTGGCCTACCGTTACGATGTCGATCCGGTCACGCTGATCATGCTGCGCATGGTCTTCGCGCTGCCCTTCTTCCTCGGCATGGCGCTGTGGCCGCAACTCGGAAAGGCGGCGGGAAAGGCGGCGGCGGAGCGGGCGCCGGTCGCCGGGCGCGACCTCGCCCTGACGGTCGCGCTGGGCGTCACTGGCTATTACGCCGCCAGCTTCTGCGATTTCCTGGGGTTGCGCTATGTCACCGCCGGGATGGGGCGGCTTCTGCTGTTCCTCTACCCGACCATCGTCGTGGTTCTGTCGGCCCTGTTCCTGGGCAAGCGGATCGGCCTGCGCGAGGTGGTGGCGCTGGTGGTCTCCTATGCCGGCGTCGCGCTGGTGGTGTGGTCGGAGATCGGTACCGGCCATCCCGACTTCATGACCGGGGCGGCGCTGGTCTTCATGGGCGCCTTTCTCTATTCGGTCTATCTGGTCGGCAGCAGCCGGGTGGTGCAACGGGTCGGCTCGATGCGCTTCACCGCCCATGCGATGACGGCGGCCTGCCTGTGCTGCATCCTGCAATTCCTGCTGCTGCGCCCGTTGTCGGCGCTCGACCAGCCGCTGCCGGTCTATGGGCTGTCGGCGGTGATGGCGGTGGCGTGCACCGTGCTGCCGGTGCTGATGACGGCGGAGGCGCTGCGGCGGGTCGGTCCCAATCTGGTGGCGCTGTGCGGCGCCATCGGCCCGGTCGCCGCCGCCATCTTCGGCTACCTGCTGCTGGCGGAGCCGATGGGGTGGCTGCAACTGGCCGGTGCCGCCCTGACGGTGGCCGGCGTCATGATCATCAGCCTGTGGAGGACGGCCTGA
- a CDS encoding IS630-like element ISAzs14 family transposase (programmed frameshift), producing MPGLTIERSTAMSALPIRPDLSSEDLRRLARGESDGRVCRRLLAIAMALDGVSRAEAARQAGMDRQALRDWVVRYNAEGVDGLRDRARCGRPPLLADALEPELADLIAAGPEVERDGVVEYRVRHIRDLALRHFGADYSRTGMQDRLHRMKLSFLTPRPIHPKADAPAQEAFKKNFAERLAAIGEDHPEASAVEVWFQDEARIGQKGTLTRRWAPRGSRPRAVRDHRFKSAYLFGAVCPERDTGAAIVMTRANTEAMNLMLEEISRTVTPGAHAAVVIDGAGWHTSGDLAVPANITLVPLPPYSPELNAIERLWQVMRDTLLSHRLFTDLNAILDVCCRVWNRILAEPGRIRSTCGYPWALQVKI from the exons GTGCCAGGTCTCACCATTGAGCGAAGCACAGCCATGTCCGCCCTGCCGATCCGCCCCGACCTGAGCTCGGAAGACCTGCGCCGCCTCGCCCGCGGCGAGAGCGATGGGCGGGTGTGCCGGCGCCTGCTGGCGATCGCCATGGCGCTGGACGGCGTCAGCCGGGCGGAAGCGGCGCGGCAAGCCGGCATGGACCGGCAAGCGCTGCGCGACTGGGTCGTGCGCTACAACGCCGAAGGGGTGGACGGCTTGCGGGATCGGGCGCGCTGCGGCCGGCCGCCGCTGCTCGCCGACGCCCTGGAGCCGGAATTGGCTGACCTGATCGCCGCCGGCCCCGAGGTCGAACGGGACGGCGTCGTCGAGTACCGGGTTCGCCACATCCGCGACTTGGCCCTGCGGCATTTCGGGGCGGACTACAGCCGCACCGGCATGCAGGACCGCTTGCACCGCATGAAGCTGTCCTTCCTGACGCCGCGCCCGATCCATCCCAAGGCCGACGCACCGGCCCAGGAGGCGTTTA AAAAAAACTTCGCCGAACGCCTCGCCGCCATCGGAGAGGACCACCCCGAGGCGAGCGCCGTGGAGGTCTGGTTCCAGGACGAGGCCCGCATCGGCCAGAAAGGCACCCTGACCCGGCGCTGGGCGCCGCGCGGCAGCCGGCCGCGCGCCGTGCGCGATCATCGTTTCAAGTCGGCCTATCTCTTCGGCGCGGTCTGTCCTGAGCGCGACACCGGAGCCGCCATCGTCATGACGCGCGCCAACACCGAGGCGATGAACCTCATGCTGGAGGAGATCAGCCGCACCGTCACCCCCGGCGCCCATGCCGCCGTGGTGATCGACGGGGCGGGATGGCACACCAGCGGCGATCTCGCCGTGCCGGCCAACATCACCCTCGTGCCGCTCCCGCCCTACAGCCCGGAACTCAACGCCATCGAAAGGCTCTGGCAGGTCATGCGCGACACCCTGCTGTCCCACCGGCTCTTCACCGACCTCAACGCCATCCTCGACGTCTGCTGTCGCGTCTGGAACCGCATCCTCGCCGAACCCGGCCGCATCCGCTCCACATGCGGTTACCCGTGGGCCTTACAGGTCAAAATTTAA
- a CDS encoding acetylornithine deacetylase/succinyl-diaminopimelate desuccinylase family protein has protein sequence MHSDTANTATGQLFGRIEAKRDDLVALTQALIRIPTVNPPGDAYTDCALLIGRRLAARGFTVEYVRAEGAAGDSDRYPRTNIVARIEGPRPGPCVHFNGHIDVVPAGQGWTVDPFAGVVKDGRVYGRGACDMKGGIAASIVAVESLLEEGLLTAGALEISGTVDEESGGYGGVGHLATLGYFSRPRVDHVIIPEPLNVDRVCIGHRGVWWAEIETRGRVAHGSMPFLGNCAVRHMGAVLHRIETELLPRLAVKRTAMPVVPEGARQSTININAIHGGQREDHDGLPSPMVPDRCRMVIDRRYLIEEDPEAVRGEIVAILEDLRRNRPGFDYELREVLAFLPTMTDADAPVVRAVAAAIETVLGRPARQVVSPGTYDQKHVVRIGNLKDCIAYGPGILDLAHQPDEWVGIDDMVKAAQVMALATLGLLEGDGGSRF, from the coding sequence ATGCACTCCGACACCGCCAACACCGCCACCGGCCAACTGTTCGGCCGTATCGAGGCGAAGCGCGACGATCTGGTCGCGCTGACGCAGGCGCTGATCCGCATTCCGACCGTCAACCCGCCCGGCGACGCCTACACCGACTGCGCCCTGTTGATCGGCCGGCGGCTGGCGGCGCGCGGCTTCACCGTGGAATATGTGCGGGCGGAGGGGGCGGCCGGCGACAGCGACCGCTATCCCCGCACCAACATCGTCGCCCGCATCGAAGGCCCCCGGCCGGGGCCTTGCGTCCATTTCAACGGCCATATCGACGTGGTGCCCGCCGGCCAGGGCTGGACCGTCGATCCCTTCGCCGGGGTGGTGAAGGATGGCCGGGTCTATGGCCGCGGCGCCTGCGACATGAAGGGCGGCATCGCCGCGTCGATCGTCGCCGTGGAATCGCTGCTGGAGGAAGGTCTGCTCACCGCCGGCGCCCTGGAGATCTCCGGCACGGTGGACGAGGAATCCGGCGGCTATGGCGGTGTCGGCCATCTGGCGACGCTTGGCTATTTCTCGCGGCCAAGGGTGGACCATGTCATCATTCCGGAACCGCTGAACGTCGACCGCGTCTGCATCGGCCATCGCGGCGTCTGGTGGGCGGAGATCGAGACCAGGGGCCGCGTCGCCCACGGCTCCATGCCCTTCCTCGGCAACTGCGCGGTACGCCACATGGGCGCCGTGCTGCACCGGATCGAAACGGAGCTGCTGCCCCGCCTCGCCGTCAAGCGCACCGCCATGCCGGTGGTGCCGGAGGGCGCGCGCCAATCCACCATCAACATCAACGCCATCCATGGCGGCCAGCGCGAGGACCATGACGGGCTGCCCAGCCCGATGGTGCCCGACCGCTGCCGCATGGTGATCGACCGCCGATACCTGATCGAGGAGGATCCCGAGGCGGTCCGCGGCGAGATCGTCGCCATCCTGGAGGATCTGCGCCGCAACCGTCCCGGCTTCGACTATGAACTGCGGGAGGTGCTGGCCTTCCTGCCGACCATGACCGACGCCGACGCCCCCGTCGTCCGCGCGGTGGCCGCCGCCATCGAGACGGTGCTCGGCCGCCCGGCCAGGCAGGTGGTTTCCCCCGGCACCTATGACCAGAAGCATGTGGTGCGGATCGGCAACCTGAAGGACTGCATCGCCTACGGCCCCGGCATCCTCGACCTCGCCCACCAGCCCGACGAGTGGGTCGGCATCGACGACATGGTCAAGGCGGCGCAGGTGATGGCGCTGGCGACACTGGGGCTGCTGGAGGGCGACGGCGGGTCGCGCTTCTGA